The proteins below are encoded in one region of Mycobacterium pseudokansasii:
- a CDS encoding alpha/beta hydrolase family protein, with protein sequence MAASAGDDVHDRPGPRQLNPAGIGGLGNVVKPFLHTGRYFAQSWRDYLDHTPDELPIARPTIALAAQAFRDEIVLMGLKARRPVSAGHVFERIRDEVAAGVEFYGSRGWLAWPRGFFGDPPPLADVTVRKVKGRRRTFYRLHFDSGYAPHPGEPGAERWLGYTANNREYALLLRHPEPRPWLVCVHGTEMGRAPLDLALFRSWKLHDELGLNVVMPVLPMHGPRARGLPKGAVFPGEDVLDNVHATAQGVWDIRRLLSWIRLQEPESLIGLNGLSLGGYIASLVASLEEGLTCAILGVPVADLVELLGRHSGLHRDDPRRDMVKMAEPIGRMISPLSLTPLVPMAGRFIYAGVADQLVHPREQVTRLWEHWGKPEIVWYPGGHTGFFRSRPVQRFVEEALQQSGLLDRPTARRDRPA encoded by the coding sequence ATGGCAGCATCGGCCGGTGACGACGTCCATGATCGCCCGGGTCCACGGCAGTTGAACCCAGCCGGCATCGGCGGTTTGGGCAACGTAGTCAAACCATTCCTGCACACCGGCCGGTACTTCGCCCAGTCATGGCGCGACTATCTCGATCACACCCCCGACGAGCTCCCGATCGCCCGACCCACCATTGCGTTGGCGGCCCAGGCATTTCGGGACGAGATCGTCCTGATGGGGCTGAAGGCTCGCCGCCCGGTCAGCGCTGGGCACGTGTTCGAGCGAATCCGGGACGAAGTGGCCGCCGGCGTGGAGTTCTACGGGAGCCGGGGATGGTTGGCGTGGCCCCGAGGATTCTTTGGTGATCCACCGCCGCTCGCAGATGTCACGGTCCGAAAGGTCAAGGGCCGCCGACGTACCTTTTATCGCCTGCACTTCGACAGCGGCTATGCCCCGCACCCGGGCGAACCGGGAGCCGAACGATGGCTGGGATACACCGCGAACAACCGCGAGTACGCATTGTTGCTGCGCCACCCCGAACCGCGCCCCTGGCTGGTATGTGTGCACGGCACCGAAATGGGGCGCGCCCCACTGGATCTGGCGCTGTTTCGGTCCTGGAAATTGCACGACGAGCTCGGCCTGAACGTCGTCATGCCGGTCCTTCCGATGCACGGTCCGCGGGCGCGCGGCCTGCCGAAGGGTGCGGTATTTCCCGGCGAGGATGTGCTCGACAACGTCCACGCGACGGCTCAGGGCGTGTGGGACATCCGGCGGCTGCTGTCCTGGATACGGTTGCAGGAGCCGGAATCGCTGATCGGGCTGAACGGGCTGTCGCTGGGCGGCTACATAGCGTCGTTGGTCGCCAGCCTCGAAGAGGGTCTCACCTGCGCGATCCTCGGAGTACCGGTCGCCGATCTGGTCGAGTTGCTGGGTCGCCACTCCGGTTTGCATCGTGACGACCCGCGCCGCGACATGGTGAAGATGGCCGAACCGATCGGCCGAATGATTTCACCTCTGTCGCTTACCCCGCTGGTGCCCATGGCCGGCCGTTTCATCTACGCCGGCGTAGCCGACCAGCTTGTGCATCCGCGCGAGCAGGTGACCCGCCTGTGGGAGCACTGGGGTAAACCCGAAATCGTTTGGTATCCCGGTGGTCACACGGGATTCTTCCGGTCCCGGCCGGTGCAGCGGTTTGTCGAGGAGGCGCTACAGCAATCCGGGCTTCTGGACCGGCCGACGGCACGACGCGACCGCCCGGCCTAG
- a CDS encoding wax ester/triacylglycerol synthase family O-acyltransferase has product MNPLDPLDAAMMTAEMLSNPMHVGAVLMLSPPPGAGPEYVDELYRETQAGNDPIDPRLRRYPHQGLDTGGIWVWRDADTVDIGQHCQRRTVSGGGAGFWRLIAELDAERLERSRPMWMSYLIDGLEDGRFAFYIKVHHTVIDGVAGFKMIAEALSTDADRRSMPPFYAEHHRERAATATSTSLLHRLAAPLRTLVGTAASGVGLVNHVVTGEISTILDSLIGHTTVLPFGAPYTRFNGRLGPERAVAAGSWPKTRIQAVQHGAQVTGNDVVTAMVAGALRRWLLDRGELPKQSLVAACPITVRGHEHARADDEHGNMFGLWLCPLGTDIDDPLARLDTIHRSMSQGKHWVAKRGSAASLLTVAGSIAATVVFPLLPLSPKIRTGYNVPISHVPGPRAERYWNGAHVDEIYPVSTVYDGQALNVTTCSYADQIGFGYVAGREIVPDIDKLIALTEQCLTELEAALGVGI; this is encoded by the coding sequence ATGAATCCACTGGATCCGCTGGATGCGGCGATGATGACCGCGGAAATGTTGTCCAACCCAATGCATGTCGGTGCTGTGCTGATGCTGTCACCACCGCCGGGTGCGGGTCCCGAATACGTCGACGAGCTGTATCGAGAAACGCAGGCGGGCAACGATCCGATCGACCCGCGGCTGCGGCGATATCCGCATCAGGGTCTGGACACCGGGGGCATCTGGGTCTGGCGTGACGCCGACACCGTCGACATCGGGCAGCACTGCCAGCGGCGCACGGTCTCCGGAGGCGGCGCCGGATTCTGGCGGCTGATCGCCGAGCTGGATGCCGAGCGCCTCGAACGGTCCCGCCCGATGTGGATGTCGTATCTGATCGATGGCCTCGAGGATGGCCGATTCGCCTTCTATATCAAGGTGCATCACACCGTCATCGACGGTGTGGCCGGGTTCAAGATGATCGCCGAGGCGCTGAGCACCGATGCGGACCGGCGATCGATGCCACCCTTCTACGCCGAGCACCACCGGGAACGTGCGGCGACGGCGACGTCGACTAGTCTGCTGCATCGGCTGGCCGCGCCGTTGCGGACGCTGGTCGGGACGGCAGCATCCGGGGTCGGGCTGGTGAATCATGTTGTCACCGGCGAGATATCGACAATACTCGACAGCCTGATCGGCCATACGACGGTGCTGCCGTTCGGAGCTCCCTATACGCGATTCAACGGTCGTCTCGGGCCCGAGCGGGCCGTGGCGGCGGGCAGCTGGCCGAAAACCCGCATCCAGGCGGTGCAACATGGCGCCCAGGTGACCGGCAACGACGTGGTGACCGCGATGGTGGCCGGTGCGCTGCGCCGCTGGTTGCTTGACCGCGGCGAGCTGCCCAAGCAGTCGCTGGTGGCCGCCTGCCCGATCACCGTTCGTGGTCACGAGCACGCCAGGGCAGATGACGAGCACGGCAACATGTTCGGTCTCTGGTTGTGCCCGTTGGGCACCGACATCGATGACCCGCTGGCACGGTTGGACACGATTCACCGGTCGATGTCGCAAGGAAAGCACTGGGTAGCCAAGCGCGGATCGGCGGCATCGCTGCTGACGGTCGCGGGAAGCATCGCCGCCACGGTAGTTTTTCCGCTGCTGCCGCTTTCGCCGAAGATCCGCACCGGATACAACGTCCCGATTTCGCACGTTCCGGGTCCCCGTGCCGAAAGATATTGGAACGGCGCGCATGTCGATGAGATATATCCGGTGTCCACGGTCTACGACGGTCAGGCGCTCAACGTGACGACGTGCTCCTATGCCGACCAAATCGGGTTCGGCTACGTCGCGGGCCGCGAAATCGTCCCCGATATCGACAAGCTGATCGCGCTGACCGAACAGTGCCTGACCGAGCTGGAAGCCGCGCTGGGCGTGGGGATCTGA
- a CDS encoding YhgE/Pip domain-containing protein, protein MRQTTPYPLPHPLRTVRFWLAPIVVTLAVLAGLSWLFFGSSLNPKKNFHNFPIAIVNEDTGSAKAGAKITDALKTKLEEGHKFDIRLLTPEEANHQFDTGKLYGALVIPPDFSDKLLGLLQTVSKPGEVTKPVITIETNPRASAMGAGIAENVLKKAMVDYNTKAGKKLTDAAAASGGEQLSAAAAWVLANPLDVRVEQRNELPDGTGLGLSSYFYTLMLLIGGVTGALVVSMLVEAMLGYSPAEFGPMYRLADRVRVSWFRTLLLKWMLVAVVSLFSSAVYLLVAKAFGMPVPHPWALWLFGVFIMLTVGIASTSFITALGTLGILTALFIFNFLGLPSTGATIPLEAEPKIFSWLANFEPMRQVFIGTRALLYFDGRLDAGLGRSLTVATIGLAIGLVFGAVLTWIYDRKGIHRIAAVPAPAPGATPAPEPGSAEPEMAHATSAAPPQSAPESSEGHGKHEAT, encoded by the coding sequence TTGCGTCAAACCACTCCGTATCCGCTGCCGCACCCGTTGCGCACCGTGCGGTTCTGGCTGGCCCCGATCGTCGTCACGCTCGCCGTGCTGGCGGGACTGTCGTGGCTGTTTTTCGGCAGCAGCCTGAACCCGAAGAAAAACTTCCACAACTTCCCGATCGCGATCGTCAACGAGGACACGGGAAGCGCCAAGGCGGGCGCAAAGATCACCGACGCACTCAAAACCAAACTCGAGGAAGGGCATAAGTTCGACATCCGGTTGCTGACCCCCGAGGAGGCGAACCATCAGTTCGACACCGGCAAGCTCTACGGCGCGCTGGTGATACCGCCGGACTTCTCCGACAAACTGCTGGGGTTGTTGCAAACCGTGTCGAAGCCGGGCGAGGTGACCAAACCGGTCATCACGATCGAAACCAACCCACGGGCCAGCGCGATGGGCGCGGGCATCGCCGAGAATGTGCTGAAAAAGGCGATGGTTGACTACAACACCAAGGCCGGCAAGAAGCTCACGGACGCGGCGGCGGCCTCCGGTGGCGAGCAACTGAGCGCCGCTGCCGCCTGGGTGCTCGCCAATCCCCTCGACGTTCGGGTCGAGCAGCGCAATGAGCTGCCTGACGGCACCGGGCTCGGACTGTCCAGTTACTTCTACACCCTGATGTTGCTGATCGGCGGCGTCACCGGCGCCCTGGTGGTGAGCATGCTGGTCGAGGCGATGCTCGGCTATTCGCCGGCTGAATTCGGACCGATGTACCGGTTGGCCGATCGGGTCCGGGTGTCGTGGTTCCGCACGCTGCTCCTCAAGTGGATGTTGGTGGCGGTGGTGTCGTTGTTCTCCTCAGCGGTCTACCTCTTGGTGGCGAAGGCTTTCGGGATGCCGGTGCCCCACCCATGGGCGCTGTGGCTCTTCGGTGTCTTCATCATGCTGACTGTCGGGATCGCCTCCACGAGCTTCATCACGGCATTGGGCACGCTCGGCATTCTGACCGCCCTGTTCATCTTCAACTTCTTGGGCCTGCCGTCCACCGGCGCCACGATTCCGCTCGAGGCGGAGCCGAAGATCTTCAGTTGGCTGGCCAATTTCGAGCCGATGCGCCAGGTGTTCATCGGCACCCGGGCGCTGCTGTACTTCGACGGCCGCCTCGACGCAGGACTGGGCCGCTCCCTGACGGTGGCGACGATCGGGCTCGCGATCGGTCTGGTGTTCGGCGCCGTGCTGACCTGGATCTACGATCGCAAGGGCATCCACCGCATCGCGGCGGTGCCAGCGCCCGCCCCTGGCGCAACGCCGGCTCCTGAACCCGGCTCCGCGGAACCGGAAATGGCGCATGCCACGTCAGCTGCACCACCGCAAAGCGCTCCCGAGTCATCCGAAGGACACGGCAAACACGAAGCGACGTAG
- a CDS encoding WS/DGAT/MGAT family O-acyltransferase has protein sequence MEQLTTMEASFLEAEDADRHVSLAIGALAVIDGPSPGRDELVETLSERMRTIPRLTQLVHKHPLELAAPEWVDDANFDITHHVRWAALPRPGDDAALFRTIADLMERRLDRDHPLWECWIIEGLPERRWAALIKIHHCIADGIAAMRMLANIADTGPAATFATDIRAAKEPPPSIGNPAGLSLNPLSWAGGLWRTSLATTGAAAHTAKGAAEFVAGLLAPAANSSLRGSVTNMRRYSAARVSLKDVETVCEVFGVTLNDVALAAITDSYRAVLLHRGEKPRRNSLRTLIPVSVRSPDAMDRTDIRVSAMLPSLPVEQDDPVKRLRSVHTRLDRLKGSGERQAASAFVALANFVPFVLSAWTVRLLARLPQRSVVTLATNVPGPRQRLQVLGRPVEELLPVPPIAMHLRTVIGMLTYVDTLVFGITADYDATPDVDELARGIELGVARLLARALARKQTRTKQSRRPSRLAT, from the coding sequence GTGGAACAGCTGACGACCATGGAGGCCAGTTTCCTGGAGGCAGAGGACGCCGACAGGCATGTGAGCCTGGCCATCGGCGCGCTGGCTGTCATCGACGGACCCAGCCCCGGGCGAGACGAACTCGTCGAGACACTCTCGGAGCGGATGCGAACCATCCCCCGGTTGACGCAGTTGGTGCACAAGCACCCGTTGGAACTCGCGGCGCCGGAATGGGTCGACGACGCCAACTTCGACATCACCCACCATGTGCGGTGGGCGGCATTGCCGCGGCCCGGCGATGATGCCGCCTTGTTCCGGACCATCGCCGATCTCATGGAGCGCCGACTCGATCGCGACCACCCCTTGTGGGAGTGCTGGATCATCGAAGGCCTGCCGGAACGGCGGTGGGCAGCGCTGATAAAAATCCACCATTGCATCGCCGACGGCATTGCCGCGATGCGGATGTTGGCCAACATCGCCGATACGGGTCCGGCCGCGACGTTCGCCACCGACATCCGCGCCGCCAAGGAACCGCCGCCGTCGATCGGCAACCCGGCCGGGCTCAGCCTGAACCCGCTGAGCTGGGCCGGAGGACTGTGGCGCACGTCGCTGGCCACCACCGGCGCAGCCGCGCACACCGCCAAAGGCGCAGCCGAATTCGTTGCCGGCTTACTCGCTCCCGCGGCAAACTCGTCGCTGCGCGGCTCGGTGACGAACATGCGCCGTTACAGCGCGGCGCGGGTGTCGCTCAAAGATGTCGAAACGGTGTGCGAGGTCTTCGGCGTCACACTCAACGACGTGGCACTGGCCGCCATCACCGACAGCTATCGGGCGGTCCTGCTGCATCGCGGTGAGAAGCCGCGGCGCAACTCGCTGCGCACGCTGATCCCGGTATCGGTGCGCTCGCCGGATGCCATGGACCGCACCGATATTCGCGTGTCGGCGATGCTGCCGTCGTTGCCGGTGGAGCAGGACGACCCGGTGAAGCGGTTACGGTCGGTGCACACCCGCTTGGACAGGCTGAAAGGCAGCGGTGAGCGTCAGGCGGCGAGCGCCTTTGTCGCGCTGGCCAACTTCGTGCCGTTCGTGTTGAGCGCGTGGACGGTTCGGCTGCTGGCGCGGCTGCCACAGCGCAGCGTCGTCACGCTGGCGACCAATGTGCCGGGCCCCCGCCAGCGACTGCAGGTCCTGGGCCGCCCGGTGGAAGAGTTGCTGCCGGTGCCGCCGATCGCCATGCACCTGCGCACCGTCATCGGCATGCTCACCTATGTCGACACCCTGGTGTTCGGCATCACCGCCGACTACGACGCCACGCCCGACGTCGACGAACTCGCCCGCGGCATCGAACTCGGCGTCGCCCGCCTGCTGGCCCGCGCCCTGGCCCGCAAACAGACCCGCACCAAGCAAAGCCGCCGCCCTTCCCGGTTGGCCACCTGA
- a CDS encoding site-2 protease family protein — translation MHDEIPLGRIAGFSVKVHWSVLVILWLFTWSLATTLPGDVKGYAPVAYWLAGAGGAAVLLASLLAHELAHAIVARRCAVPVENVTLWLFGGVTTMGGEAKTPKAAFRIAFAGPATSLALSATFGALAVALAVVRTPAIVVSVAWWLAAVNLLLGLFNLLPGAPLDGGRLVRAYLWRRHGDIVRAGIGAARAGRVVALVLIALGLAEFVAGGLVGGVWLAFIGWFIFAAAREEETRISTRQLFSGVTVADAMTPQPHTAPGWITVEEFIQRYVLGDRHSAYPVAEQDGSIMGLVTLRQLRELPPARRGTTSVRDIAVPLQEVPTATSREPLSALLEQMAPAGPRSRALVVDAGAVVGIVTASDIARLVDVYRLAQPQPAPATPQGDQQ, via the coding sequence GTGCACGACGAGATCCCGCTGGGACGGATCGCCGGGTTTTCGGTGAAGGTTCATTGGAGCGTGCTGGTCATCCTGTGGTTGTTCACCTGGAGTCTGGCCACGACATTGCCGGGTGACGTCAAAGGCTATGCGCCCGTGGCCTATTGGCTCGCCGGCGCGGGTGGGGCGGCAGTCTTGCTGGCTTCGCTGCTGGCTCATGAACTCGCGCACGCCATCGTCGCTCGCCGCTGCGCGGTACCCGTCGAGAACGTGACACTGTGGCTGTTCGGCGGGGTGACCACGATGGGCGGTGAAGCCAAGACACCCAAGGCCGCTTTCCGGATCGCGTTCGCGGGCCCGGCCACCAGCCTGGCGCTGTCCGCGACATTCGGCGCGCTGGCCGTCGCGCTCGCCGTCGTCCGGACGCCGGCCATCGTGGTCAGCGTCGCGTGGTGGCTGGCCGCGGTCAACTTGCTGCTGGGCCTGTTCAATCTGCTGCCGGGCGCGCCGCTGGACGGCGGCCGGCTGGTCCGGGCCTATCTCTGGCGTCGCCACGGCGACATCGTGCGCGCCGGAATCGGGGCGGCGCGGGCCGGACGCGTGGTCGCGCTCGTCTTGATCGCGTTGGGACTGGCCGAGTTTGTGGCCGGCGGCCTGGTCGGCGGCGTCTGGTTGGCCTTCATCGGCTGGTTCATCTTCGCTGCCGCTCGGGAGGAGGAAACCCGGATTTCGACCCGGCAGCTGTTCTCCGGCGTCACGGTCGCAGACGCGATGACCCCCCAGCCACATACCGCCCCCGGGTGGATCACCGTCGAGGAATTCATCCAGCGTTATGTGCTCGGCGACCGCCACTCGGCCTACCCGGTTGCCGAACAGGACGGATCGATCATGGGTTTGGTCACGCTGAGGCAGCTGCGCGAGCTGCCACCCGCCCGACGCGGCACCACCAGCGTGCGCGACATCGCCGTACCACTGCAGGAGGTGCCGACCGCGACATCCCGGGAGCCGCTGAGCGCGCTGCTCGAGCAGATGGCGCCGGCCGGCCCCCGTAGCCGTGCCCTGGTCGTCGACGCCGGCGCGGTGGTCGGCATCGTCACGGCCAGCGACATCGCGCGGCTTGTCGACGTCTACCGGCTCGCCCAGCCTCAGCCGGCGCCGGCCACACCTCAGGGGGACCAGCAGTGA